A window of Nocardiopsis sp. Huas11 genomic DNA:
CGTCCAGGGCACCGCCTCCGGGGCCGGGGGAGGTCACATAGGCGGCGATGGCGTTGAACAGCTGCTCCTTGCCCAGGGGGAAGTGGTGGTAGATCGCCATCGCCTCCACCTCCAGGGCGTCACCCAGCCGGCGCATGGACAGCCCGCCCAGGCCTCGACCCGCGATGATGTGCAACGCCTCGATGATGATGCGTTCACGGCTCAGGCCCGCGTAGTTCCTGCTCACGGTCGTCCCTTCGGTCTCGGCGCCGGTCAGCGTGGCACCTCCGGCGCGTGGCGGCCAGGACCGACGCGCGGTCAGGGTCGCCAGATGATCTTCCTCACCTTTACAGTGGCCTCGACCGACGGTACGCAGGTAGGGAGCGCACACATGGGACTTGCCAAACAGAGGATCACACAGGCGCGCGAGAGCCTGGAACAGGACCGGGAGCTGGCCGAGCGCCTGCCCGAGCTCCTGCGGTCGGTGGCCGAGGCCGAGAAGGCGCTGGACGCCGCCAGCGCCAACGGCGCCTCCGAGGAGGAACTGCGCGACCACGGGCTCGCCCTGGACACCGCCCTGACCGAGGCCATGCGCGCCGCCTACGCCAAGGAGCGGGTGCTGGTGGGGCTCAAGGGATACACGGACCGGATCTACCGGCGCAAGCTCTCCGCCCGGCCGAAGGTCCGCGCCGCGACCCTGGACGCCGAGCAGCTGCTCACCGCCCGGGAGAGCCACCGCCTGCACGGGATCAAGCGGACGCCGCGCCGGCTGGTCTGAGGTCCGGGCCGGGCCCGCCGAGTCCGCGCCACGCGGCGCGGCGGGCCTTCTCGTGACCCTGGGCCCCGACACGTACGGGACACCGCCGCCCCTGACGGACCCCGTGAGGACGGTAGGTTGGTGTTCATCCGGTCGAAGACCGCGCTCGCGACCGCGGGGGCGGACCACTTGGTGGGGAGCGCAGTAGGAGATGGCGGATTTCATCCGCGTGGATCCGACGTCGAAGGTACCGCCCTACGAGCAGATCAGGACGCTCGTGGCGATCGCGGCGGCCAACGGCGACCTGCCGGTCGGATACCGGTTGCCCACGGTTCGGGCACTGGCGAGCGAGCTGTCGGTGGCGGTGAACACCGTGGCCCGCGCCTACCGCGAACTGGAGCAGGCCGGGGTGGTCGAGACCCGCGGCCGTTCGGGCACGTTCGTGGCCGCCACCGGTGACGACCAGCGCGCCGAGGCCCTGGCGGCCGCCCGCGCCTACGCCGAGGTCATCTCGCGTGTGGGGCTCGACCACGACGAGGCCGTCGAGATCCTGCGCGCCGCGCTCAAGGGCTGAATCGGTCTGGGTTCCCCGATGGCCGCCTGCGGCCGGGTTCCCGGTCCGCGCATCGACGCCGACGCCCCGATCGTTACTGTCATAGGGCGCCGTCCCCCTGGCGGCGCCCAGCGGTCGAAGGAGGCGTTCCATGGGCAAGGGAACAGGCGCAGGACGGTCGTCGGGCGGCGGGGGCGGAGGGTCCAAGGGGCGGCCCGGAGGCGGCAGGCCCCGGCCTGGTGGCGGGTCCAAGGGACGCCGGTCCGGCGGTAGCGCCAAGGGACGGCCGGGCGGGGCGTCCGGTGGGAGCCGCGGCGGTGGCCGGGAAGGAACGGGGTCCCGGTCGGGTGCCTCCGGCCGTGGAGCGGGAGCCTCGGGTGCGTCGGGGTCCTCGCGGGACCGGCGGGAGGGGCGGCGCCGTTGGGCGCGGGCCCACCACCGGCACTACCACAACGAGCTCGGCTACCAGGGCGACTACGACTTCCAGCCGCGGCGCAGCAATGCCCAGACGATCGCGGTGCTGGCCGTGTTCGGGCTCATCGTGCTCGGCCTGCTGTGGCTGGTGCTGGTCGTGTTCTTCTAGTGCTCTGACCGGGAAGGTTCGCCGGTTCGGATGCCTTACAGGTTGTTCGCATAGAAGCTGGTGAGTCGTTCGACGGCAGCGTCGACGTATTCGGGTTCGTCGTACATCTCGTAGTGGCCGGCGCCGTCGATCACCATGAGGTCGACGGGGTTGGGGGCCAGCTTCCACAGCTGCATGCCGGTGTCGTAGGAGCCGGTGTTGCCGATGCGTCCGGCGAGGATGACCTGGAGTGGCTGGGTCATGAGCCGATCGGCCAGGTGGAACGCGTCGTAGCCCAGCAGGAGGGAGTCGCTGCGCAAGAGGCGCCGGTTCGTGGAGTATTCGTTACCGCCGCGCTCGGTGCGGTAGTAGGTGACGGCTTGAGTGGTGTCGATGTCGGTCAGGCCCGCTGTTGTGGCGTCCTCCAGGGTGACGGGCAGCCAGTTCACGCGGGTCGTCTCGCCGGAGCGGGCCTCTTCGGTCCGTGCGTCCGCGAGGGCGTCGAGTGCTGCGGCCGGACCGTCGGGGGAGAAGCTGCGGAACGCAGCGCCGATGTTGACGGGGACGACCGTGCCGACCGCCTTGATGCGGTGGTCCGTGCGAGCGGTGTGCACGGTGTAGCCGCCACCGGCGCAGATGCCGAGGACGCCGATGCGCTGCGGGTCGATGCCGGGGGTCGTGGTGAGCACGTCGATGGCGTAGGAGATGTCCTCACCTCGGCGGTAGGGGTCTTCGAGGTCGCGGGGCTCGCCCTCGCTCTGACCCTGATGGGCGGGGTCGAGGACGAGCGCCGCGATGCCGCGGGCGGCGAGACGGGAGGCGTAATTGGCGCCGATCTGCTCCTTCACGCTGCTGCCCGGGGTGGAGAGCACCACGGCGCGCAGCGGTGCGCTGCTGTCGGCGTTGTCGGGCAGGTGGAGGTCCGCGGCGAGGTTGATGGGACCGCGCGGGATCGTGAGGTGCTTAAGCATGCCTGGCTTCCTTCGTGAGATTGTTGTTCCATAGGAGTCCAGTACAAGTCAATGTATTGTACGATCTGAAACTAATACGAAACTGTACCATATGGACGGAGGGGTCACATGTCAGTTGACGGGGCGCAGCTGTGGACGCTGAACCAGCGGCTGCTGGGCGTTGTGATGGATGCCTGCACGGGGGAGCTGGCCGAGCTCGGGTTGGAGACGAAGGAGTTTTTCGTCCTGGCCGAGGTGGAGGCATCGCCGTACCCGGCCGAGATCGCGACGGCACTGCTGCTCCCCAAAACGAGCGTGACGGTTTACGTCCGCAACCTCGTCGCCAAGGGGTTCGTCCGGCGCGAGATCGACGACGCGGACCTGCGGCGTCACCGGCTCGTACTAACCGCTGAGGGCACAGAGGCACGGGATCGTGCACTTGCAGCCCTCGCGGCGGAGTACGACCGCAGACTGGCGAGGATCACTCCGCGGGACCGCACCGAGCTGCAGCGTATCCTTCAGGAGATGCTCTCGCCCGCATGAGCCCATGGTCACGAGCGGTTCGCCTGCCCGGTGACCCCCTGCTCGCCAGTGCTGTGACCGCGTAGATTCGTTGGATCGTTCAGCCTGCGGTGGCGAGGGGGCGTCTGCCCCAGCGGATCCCTTTCTCGCTGCGGACGCGGGCGCGCTCCTTGCGTTCGGCGGCCAGGACATCGCGGTGGCGGGCGCTGGCGTTGCGCCAGCGGAGGTAGGCGTGCAGGACCCGTGTCTGCACAGTGTGGTTGGGGTAGTGCGAGTTCGCGATGGTGAACTGGCGAAGCGGTCCGAAGTGCGCCTCGATGGGGTTGGCCCACGAGGCGTAGGTCGGGGTGAAGCACAACTCGACCTTGTTCTTCTTCGCCCAGCGGCGGATGTCGCTGCGCTTGTGGGCGGACAGGTTGTCCAGGATCACGTAGATCGGGGCGCCGTCCGGGCGGGCGGTCCGGATCGACTTCAGCGCAGCCAGGGTGTTCGCGGCACCCTTCCTGCGGCGGTTGACGCCCCAGAGGGTGTCGTCGCCGATCGAGTAGCAACCGTGGAAGTACCGCACCCCGTGGGTGCGGTGGTAAGTCGCGGGATGCCGCTCGGGCCGGCCTTGCTCGGCCCAGCACGACCCGGCGGTGGGCCGGATGCCCAGGGGCCCGAACTCGTCGAACGCAAATACACGATCCGGGAAACGCTCCAGCACCTCCTCGATGCGGTCCAGCTTGGCGTCGCGCTTGAGGTCAGGCGACTCCTTCCACGTCTTGGTCCGCTGAAAGGTGACACCGCGGCGGGCGAGCAGGCACCGTAACGCCTCGCGGCCGATCCGGATGACACGGCCGTGCACTCTCCGCAGGTAGGCGGCGAGCTTGCGGATGGACCAGCGGGTGAAGGGCTGACCGAGCTTGCTCGGGCGGGCGGTGGCCGTCTGGATGACGAAGTCCTCGTCGTCATCGCTGAGCAGGCGGGAACGGCCTCCCGTCCACCGATGGTCCAAGCGGGCCAGGCCGATCTCATTGAACCGGTGGATCACGTCGCGGACGGTGTCCTCGTTGGCCTGCACCAGCTTCGCGATCACCGGCACCCGGTTTCCGCCGGCCGAGGCCAGCAGCATCATCGCGCGCCGGAACCGCACCGAATTGGTGCTGCCCCTGCCCCGGCGCACGATCTGCTGCAGCTTCTGCCCCTCCTGGTCGGTCAACCTGCGCACATGGACAAGCTCAGCCACTCCACCCCCGGCAATCGGATCGGACGTCACCGTGCATCCAACCGCCCGGACGACCGCCCCGGCGAACCTTCTCGGTCAGAGCACTAGGGCGGGCTACCCCCGACGCCTAGCGGCGCAGCCCACCCGTCGCCCGCCATCGCCCGGGGGCGCTGCGCGCAGTGCGGGCTACCCCCCTCAACGGACGCCTAGCGGCGCAGCCCTACGACGGAGACGATGTAGAACAGGACGAGTCCGACCCACACGACCGGCACGGCCGCGCCTCCCACCAGGGAGGCGGTGATCGCCGTGAGCGGGATGCTCACCCCCAGGCACACCAGCGACAGCACGAACCGCACGGTGTTGGAGGGCATGCCCGCCTTGGCGGGGGCGGCCTGCGCGGTGGTGTGGGTGATGTGGTGCCGCACCCGCTCCTCGATGGTGTCGTCGAGGCGTTCGACCAGGGAGGCGGCCACGGCGTCGTCGTACTCCGGGCCGAGTTCGCGGCCGGCGCGCAGAGCTGCGGCGACCTCGTCCGTGTGGCGGGATGAGGGCGATGAGGTCATGGCTTCATCCTCCCATCGCCGTCGACGGGGGTGGCGGTTCCGTGGCCGATTCCAGGGAAAACTCCGGGTTCGCCCTGATGCGGGCCGCCGCCCGCCGGTCCCGCGCATGACGGCGGGGCCGCCCGGTGAGGGGCGGCCCCGTGCCGTCTCGGTCGCGTCTAGCTGGCGAAGTCCAGCAGCTGCTGTGCGCGGCTGGGGTGGCGCAGCTTGGACAGCGACTGCTTCTCCAGCTGACGGATGCGCTCTCGGGTCAGGCCCAGGTGCTTGCCGATCTCGTCGAGCGTGCGCGGACGCCCGTCCATGAGGCCGAAGCGCAGGGACATGATGGTCGCCTCGCGCGGCTCCAGGTCCGAGAGGGCGTTGCGCAGCTGGTCGGCCATGAGCTGGCGGTCGACCACCTCGGAGGCCTCGGAGGCGTCGACGTCCTCGATGAGGTCGCCGATGCGTGTCTCGCCGTCCTCACCGATGGTGGAGTCCAGGCTGATCGGCTGCCGGGTGACGCGCAGCAGCTCCTCGATCTGGGCCGGCGTCTTGTCCAGCTCCAGGCCCAGCTCCTCCGGGGTGGGCTCGCGGCCCAGCGCCTGGTGCATGTCGCGCTCCAGGCGGCTGACCTTGCTGAGCAGCTCCAGCACGTGCACGGGCAGGCGGATGGTGCGCGCGGAGTCGGCGAAGCCGCGCTGGATGGCCTGGCGGATCCACCACATGGCATAGGTCGAGAACTTGAAGCCCTTGGAGTAGTCGAACTTCTCCACCGCGCGGATCAGGCCGAGGTTGCCCTCCTGGACCACGTCCAGCAGGGACATGCCGCGGTCGCTGTACTTCTTGGCGACCGAGACCACCAGGCGCAGGTTGGCCTCGAGCATGTGGGACTTGGCCAGGCGGCCGTCCTCGGCGACCCACTCCAGTTCGTCGATCTCGGCCTGGGCCATCTCGACGGAGTCGTCGATGGGACCGTGCTGGCCCAGCCGGTACTCGGCGTAGAGTCCGGCCTCGACGCGCTTGGCGAGGTCGACCTCCTGCTCGGCCGTGAGCAGCTGCCGCCGCCCGATGGCCTTGAGGTAGGTGTGGACCGAGTCGCCCAT
This region includes:
- a CDS encoding IS630 family transposase → MAELVHVRRLTDQEGQKLQQIVRRGRGSTNSVRFRRAMMLLASAGGNRVPVIAKLVQANEDTVRDVIHRFNEIGLARLDHRWTGGRSRLLSDDDEDFVIQTATARPSKLGQPFTRWSIRKLAAYLRRVHGRVIRIGREALRCLLARRGVTFQRTKTWKESPDLKRDAKLDRIEEVLERFPDRVFAFDEFGPLGIRPTAGSCWAEQGRPERHPATYHRTHGVRYFHGCYSIGDDTLWGVNRRRKGAANTLAALKSIRTARPDGAPIYVILDNLSAHKRSDIRRWAKKNKVELCFTPTYASWANPIEAHFGPLRQFTIANSHYPNHTVQTRVLHAYLRWRNASARHRDVLAAERKERARVRSEKGIRWGRRPLATAG
- a CDS encoding MarR family winged helix-turn-helix transcriptional regulator; this translates as MSVDGAQLWTLNQRLLGVVMDACTGELAELGLETKEFFVLAEVEASPYPAEIATALLLPKTSVTVYVRNLVAKGFVRREIDDADLRRHRLVLTAEGTEARDRALAALAAEYDRRLARITPRDRTELQRILQEMLSPA
- a CDS encoding GntR family transcriptional regulator — encoded protein: MADFIRVDPTSKVPPYEQIRTLVAIAAANGDLPVGYRLPTVRALASELSVAVNTVARAYRELEQAGVVETRGRSGTFVAATGDDQRAEALAAARAYAEVISRVGLDHDEAVEILRAALKG
- a CDS encoding alpha/beta hydrolase, which codes for MLKHLTIPRGPINLAADLHLPDNADSSAPLRAVVLSTPGSSVKEQIGANYASRLAARGIAALVLDPAHQGQSEGEPRDLEDPYRRGEDISYAIDVLTTTPGIDPQRIGVLGICAGGGYTVHTARTDHRIKAVGTVVPVNIGAAFRSFSPDGPAAALDALADARTEEARSGETTRVNWLPVTLEDATTAGLTDIDTTQAVTYYRTERGGNEYSTNRRLLRSDSLLLGYDAFHLADRLMTQPLQVILAGRIGNTGSYDTGMQLWKLAPNPVDLMVIDGAGHYEMYDEPEYVDAAVERLTSFYANNL
- a CDS encoding sigma-70 family RNA polymerase sigma factor, whose translation is MTSTALAASVPESTGTAPHPEGSADGALSDLLERGRSQGHLSLSELRTAFSAAGVTSADGRSILRELTENGVRLANGGDDTVLVADADAEDDVLENTLIATVPETDEAPKAATGKVATRKGPSASRRKTRTTRRTTKKTETTQTGTDPETGEADLDDQSPAMGDSVHTYLKAIGRRQLLTAEQEVDLAKRVEAGLYAEYRLGQHGPIDDSVEMAQAEIDELEWVAEDGRLAKSHMLEANLRLVVSVAKKYSDRGMSLLDVVQEGNLGLIRAVEKFDYSKGFKFSTYAMWWIRQAIQRGFADSARTIRLPVHVLELLSKVSRLERDMHQALGREPTPEELGLELDKTPAQIEELLRVTRQPISLDSTIGEDGETRIGDLIEDVDASEASEVVDRQLMADQLRNALSDLEPREATIMSLRFGLMDGRPRTLDEIGKHLGLTRERIRQLEKQSLSKLRHPSRAQQLLDFAS